The Rhodanobacter sp. LX-99 genomic interval GCGGCATATGCCGGGCATGCGCCGGCCAGGGCAGCGAGGCAGGCGAAGGCTAGGGCGGAGCGATGTGCTGTCGTCATGAGGCGCATTCCATCGTGGGGACCGGATCGCCATCATAGCGACGGCACGTGCATGCCGCGCGTCGACTGCGTCGCTGCGTACCGAAGAGTGCCGGCATCCACGCCGTTCCCGTGCCGTGGGTCAGGGTTGTCCAAGCGCCGATGGCACGGCCTCACTATCGTGGCATGCGGATTCCTTGTGGACGCCCCGACCATGGCTGCATCCCCGACGATCGAAATCGCACCCGTCCGCCTGCCGGGCGACATCGGGATCGTGCGCGAACTGTTCGCGGAATATGTGGACAGCCTCGGCATCGATCTTTCCTTCCAGGACGTGGCCGCGGAGCTGGCGCAGCTGCCCGGCAAATACGCGCCGCCGCGGGGTGTGATCCTGATCGCGCGCGACGGCGCGGGAGCGCCCCTGGGATGTGTGGCGCTGCGGCCCTGGCCGCAGCCGGGCGTGTGCGAGATCAAGCGCCTCTATGTGCGGCCCGCGGCGCGTGGGCAGGCGCTGGGACGGCGGCTGGCCGAGGCGGTGATCGCCTGGGCGGCGCGGGCCGGCTACGTGCGCGTCCTGCTGGATACGCTGGCTTCGATGCAGGCGGCCCGGCAACTCTATGTCGCGCTGGGTTTTCGTCCGGTGGCGGCGTATTACGACAACCCGGTGCCGGGCACGTTGTACATGGCGCTGGAACTCGAGCCGGGAACGGCCTGAGCTACGCCGTCGCCCAGCCCGCGCGGAAAGCGGCGGGAGTCATGCCGAACGTCTTCACGAATTCGCGGTTGAGATGGGCCTGGTCGTAGAAGCCCGCGTCGAGCGCCGCCTCGATGATCGATGCGCGATCGCGCAACAGCGCCTTGGCCTTGTGCAGGGCCAGCAGGACGTGGAAGTTGTGCAGGCTGGTGCCGGTCTCGCGGCGGAACGCACGCGCCAGGTGGCCGGCGGAAACCGCGCAGGCTCGCGCGATCGCTTCCACGTCGGTGTGCAGCGAAGGGCGCACGGTCAGCAAGGTTCTGGCCTGCGCGCCGAGCGTATCGTGAGGGCCGTCGGTCGAGGCCTTCTTCGTGGCAGATGGCACGAAGCGCGAGCTGAAAGCCCAGCCGCTGCCATCCACCGGTTCGAAGCGGTGGATCACGCCCGCCGGCACCACGACGGTGTCGCCGGCAGCGACTTCGAGGCAGGTCGAGGGAAGGCGCAGCCGTGCACGGCCTGCCAGCACCTGCACGATCTCGTCGCCGGCGTGGAAGTGCAGCCGGAAGCGCCAGGCATGGCGCGCACCCGCGATCGTCTCGACCCGGCCGGATTCGCCCGGGCTGACCGTGAATGAAGTACGGGCGGCTGCGGCGGGCATGGGCCGGCTATGCGGTGGCGGTGCGGATGGCCTCGGGCAACGGCACCGGCTTGCCGCTGGCCGGGTCCATCCACACCAT includes:
- a CDS encoding GNAT family N-acetyltransferase, which encodes MDAPTMAASPTIEIAPVRLPGDIGIVRELFAEYVDSLGIDLSFQDVAAELAQLPGKYAPPRGVILIARDGAGAPLGCVALRPWPQPGVCEIKRLYVRPAARGQALGRRLAEAVIAWAARAGYVRVLLDTLASMQAARQLYVALGFRPVAAYYDNPVPGTLYMALELEPGTA
- a CDS encoding AraC family transcriptional regulator, giving the protein MPAAAARTSFTVSPGESGRVETIAGARHAWRFRLHFHAGDEIVQVLAGRARLRLPSTCLEVAAGDTVVVPAGVIHRFEPVDGSGWAFSSRFVPSATKKASTDGPHDTLGAQARTLLTVRPSLHTDVEAIARACAVSAGHLARAFRRETGTSLHNFHVLLALHKAKALLRDRASIIEAALDAGFYDQAHLNREFVKTFGMTPAAFRAGWATA